The following coding sequences lie in one Salvelinus fontinalis isolate EN_2023a chromosome 21, ASM2944872v1, whole genome shotgun sequence genomic window:
- the LOC129818513 gene encoding stomatin-like isoform X2 codes for MTTKTKSVLYDRAIDRFANMKERMELAFTISIVKEYERAIIFRLGRILRGRAKGPGLFFILPCTDNFINVDMRTITFDIPPQEVLTKDSVTVSVDGVVYYRVQNATLAVANITNADAATRLLAQTTLRNVLGTKNLAEILSDREEIAHSMQTTLDDATDDWGIKVERVEIKDVKLPQQLQRAMAAEAEASREARAKVIAAEGELNASRALKEASLVIAESPSGLQLRYLQTLNTIAAEKNSTIIFPLPMDMMQAFMKRD; via the exons atgacaacaaaaactaaaagcgtaCTATATGACAGAGCCATAGACCGTTttgccaacatgaaagagagaaTGGAATTAGCGTTCACAATTAGC ATTGTGAAGGAGTATGAGAGGGCCATCATCTTTCGGCTGGGGCGGATCCTACGAGGAAGAGCTAAAGGGCCAG GCTTGTTCTTCATCCTGCCGTGCACAGATAATTTCATCAATGTGGACATGCGCACCATCACCTTCGACATCCCCCCACAAGAG GTTCTGACCAAGGACTCAGTGACGGTCAGTGTTGATGGAGTGGTGTACTACCGTGTTCAGAATGCCACCCTGGCTGTGGCCAACATCACCAACGCTGATGCTGCCACCCGCTTGCTGGCACAGACCACCTTGAGAAACGTCCTGGGCACCAAGAACCTGGCTGAGATCCTGTCTGACCGCGAGGAGATAGCCCACAGCATGCAG ACTACCCTGGACGACGCTACAGATGACTGGGGTATCAAGGTGGAGCGGGTGGAGATCAAGGACGTCAAACTGCCCCAGCAGCTCCAGAGGGCCATGGCTGCAGAGGCCGAGGCTAGCCGCGAGGCCAGGGCAAAG GTGATAGCAGCGGAGGGGGAGTTGAACGCTTCGCGGGCTCTGAAGGAGGCCTCTCTGGTGATCGCTGAGTCTCCATCGGGCCTGCAGCTGCGCTACCTGCAGACCCTCAACACCATAGCTGCCGAGAAGAACTCCACCATCATCTTCCCCCTGCCAATGGACATGATGCAGGCCTTCATGAAGAGAGACTGA
- the LOC129818513 gene encoding stomatin-like isoform X1 has product MEEDGKETISIRESKRRERQAALESPDIGIGLCGWIIVGLSILLMLATLPLSIWMCIKIVKEYERAIIFRLGRILRGRAKGPGLFFILPCTDNFINVDMRTITFDIPPQEVLTKDSVTVSVDGVVYYRVQNATLAVANITNADAATRLLAQTTLRNVLGTKNLAEILSDREEIAHSMQTTLDDATDDWGIKVERVEIKDVKLPQQLQRAMAAEAEASREARAKVIAAEGELNASRALKEASLVIAESPSGLQLRYLQTLNTIAAEKNSTIIFPLPMDMMQAFMKRD; this is encoded by the exons ATGGAGGAAGACGGCAAAGAAACCATTTCAATTAGAGAGAGTAAAAGACGGGAACGTCAAGCAG CCTTGGAGAGCCCAGATATTGGTATTGGCTTATGTGGGTGGATCATTGTCGGATTATCCATCCTTCTGATGCTCGCGACTCTGCCTCTCTCCATATGGATGTGTATTAAG ATTGTGAAGGAGTATGAGAGGGCCATCATCTTTCGGCTGGGGCGGATCCTACGAGGAAGAGCTAAAGGGCCAG GCTTGTTCTTCATCCTGCCGTGCACAGATAATTTCATCAATGTGGACATGCGCACCATCACCTTCGACATCCCCCCACAAGAG GTTCTGACCAAGGACTCAGTGACGGTCAGTGTTGATGGAGTGGTGTACTACCGTGTTCAGAATGCCACCCTGGCTGTGGCCAACATCACCAACGCTGATGCTGCCACCCGCTTGCTGGCACAGACCACCTTGAGAAACGTCCTGGGCACCAAGAACCTGGCTGAGATCCTGTCTGACCGCGAGGAGATAGCCCACAGCATGCAG ACTACCCTGGACGACGCTACAGATGACTGGGGTATCAAGGTGGAGCGGGTGGAGATCAAGGACGTCAAACTGCCCCAGCAGCTCCAGAGGGCCATGGCTGCAGAGGCCGAGGCTAGCCGCGAGGCCAGGGCAAAG GTGATAGCAGCGGAGGGGGAGTTGAACGCTTCGCGGGCTCTGAAGGAGGCCTCTCTGGTGATCGCTGAGTCTCCATCGGGCCTGCAGCTGCGCTACCTGCAGACCCTCAACACCATAGCTGCCGAGAAGAACTCCACCATCATCTTCCCCCTGCCAATGGACATGATGCAGGCCTTCATGAAGAGAGACTGA